The genomic region atgcaggggggaccatttcgacccctggttggggagctaagaccccacatgccttgtggtcaaaacccacaaaacataaaacacaagcaatattgtaacaaactcaataaaggctTAAAAAATGGTTgacattagattaaaaaaaaattcaaaaaacctAAGGTCTGAATCACAAACAGCCAAAGATAGCTCTTTGATGGATTCAAAATAGGCTTCCCCCAAACCCAGGGAAGGGCCTACAACCAAGGTTCTGCCATTTTGTAACTTCCATCCACAACCATTCACATGTCCTGGGGTAAGCTGACCGAggcggtggtggggagggggataaAATGTACACGCCGAAACGAATGAAGCTGCAACTCCCCCTGAAATACTGTTGCTGTTTCCGTATTTGAAGACACCCAGAAAACCCACCGTAGGATTACCCCCACCGGCCTACTCTCTCTGTACATCACTGGAGGATGATGACGTATGCCATTGCACGCATGCTTGCTGGGTTAGGAACGCCAGGAACCACGTCTGGAAGGTGAAGGCGGCGCCCCCCGCCTGGTGGCTCTGGCCCCACGTGCCCGCCTTCCTCAGTCCCAACAGACTGAACCAAGAGAATCCTCGTGACCCAGAGTTGGGACCAATCTTCATGCTCATCTGATCTGGGACATAGGAAGGTGGACGTTAGCCGTCTCGTTTCACTCGTTTGGTTCAGGAAGCTGGAGCATCCCATTTGTGCGGCATGCTCAGCCCCTTCAGCCGggccgcctctttgtgaccccgtggactgcagcccgccaggctcctctgtccgtagggttttccaggcaagagtactggagtaggttgccatgccctcctccaggggatcttcctgacacagcgtgtctcctgcactgcaggcagattctttaccactgagccactgcggAAGCCCCTATCCTACTTAGCTGGGTGGAATTTCTCCCAAGGCAGCTGGAATTGATCGTCAGGAAAGGACTCTCAGGTGTggaacagaaaataacagaaaaatgtaCATACACGCCaggtggtgaaaaaaaaaagaaccattcaAAATTTATTCTCCAACAGACACAGCATCAGCAGGTAAAAACTACAGGGTTTCTCCGTAGATCATACATTCACAAGGCATTGTTAAGCTTAACAAGTGAGAAAGCCTCTGGTCTATCTTCTGTAACAATATCCGCTTCACAGTGTAAACAGGTACTATATTATTGTGTTCACTTACAATTCCAGAAGGAAAGGCACAACtcggcaaaacaaaacaaaaaaatttggggggggggaatcCTAAAGTCAGGTGCAATTACCAAGAGACAGACTTGAGAACAGCCACAATCCACTCTTACAAACAGAGGGGCTAAGACTTCTCCGCCCAGAAATGTGGGTCTTTCTCCTTGCTTGTTAAATCTTCAAGAGGAACGCTTCATCGTCTGCTTAATATCACATATACAAAAGGGGGaattaagaagaaggaaaaaaaagaatcacaacaACACCTTGAACTTCCAGCTGCTGCCACCAATACATCAACTCTTAGGTTTACAATAGGGTCTAGGAACACTTCAGCGGTCATCCGATAGGAAAATAGAGACTATAGCTACAAAAATAACACATGAATGAGGTAGATAAATTAAAGCTTTCACATCCAGGACTCGCCTGTTCCAACTTGGTAGCCTTCATGCAAtactcagaagaaaacaaaaaaaatcttcatcatTACTTGGCATAAGTCACAATCAAGGAAATGCTGGTACAAATTAGTATAAGAAGTTTTTAGTATATAATAAGAAAACATGCCCTTCCATGAGTTTGTTTCAAGAATGGACACCAAGCTCTTCAACAGAGCAGGCACTGGTGAGCTAAATTACATCACCTGAGATTCCCTGCTCAGGTGTTCACCTCTCCTGGTTTTAGGAAGGCGGCGGCATCTGGAAGGGTAGAGAGGACCTTGGCACTCGAGGCTCCAACTGAACTGTATTTAAATAAGCAGCAACACACACACTGACTCTCTAAGGACTAAAATCAGTCCACTTGAGGGCATCCTACTTAAGGTTCCAAGGTTGAAAAACACTTTGGAATTCTACAACCTtggttttcaaaaaaagaaagtacattcagaaaaacaaaagaaaaatgggtGCAGGGTTGGGAGAATACAAAAACAGGTCCCGAAACAGACGACAGACCTTGTCCATTTACCCGCATACAGTCCCCGCAGAATTAAGTATacagctgccccccaccccccgccactcCACCCCCCAGGCAGGTGAGACAGGTGTCTTCTCCATGGTGGTTCAATACCTTCCAACTTGAAAGAGGTGACCGTCTTTGGAAACAGTTACTCGAGGTTGTACAAAGGTTTTTATGTATATAGTTTGTTGCAAGTAACAAAACTACTTTGCAAGACCCGcttttttccaaactttaaaaaaatactagtaTTTGTTTtagtaagaattttttttgttttttttttcctctcttttctttttttgcaaagcAGCATAGCAACATTGTGATTGTAAGACTTGCCTGAGGTTGTGGTCACAACTGTAAACATTATTTGCACATCAGGAAGCAAACTGGAGGAGATGGGggccttaaaaaagagagagaacaaaaaagaTACAGTTCTCCAGAGAGGCCACTGCTGCACTGCTCTCAGAGGTGCGTCCTCCTGCGGCTTAGCTGACTGCGATCTTGTTTTCTTCCAGGAGGTGCGGGAACTGGTGCTTGGGGACATTGTCGGCCGTCCCTGGCTTCTCCACCTCGGCACCGACGACGGCAGACTGAGAGCCGTCGATCTTGGAGGCGGCCGTGTTACTCACCACGGAGCTGGCCCCCAGGGACACTGGGAGGGTGGGGATGCCCCCACTCTGAATTACGGAGATCTCGTTGGTCTTCATGGCCAGACCGCCGTTGAGCATGGTGGCGTACTGGTGCCACACGACGGGGTCCACGCTCACCGAAGGGGCCGTGATTTCCTTGGGAAACATCTCGGGGACCCTCTTGCCGTCCGTGCCTAGCAGAGCCACGGTGTTCTCAATGGCCAGCTTCCTGCCACGGCGCGCTGAGCTGTTGTTGGCCCCGTGCGTCATGTAATGGACCTGTGGGAAGAGGGACAGAAAGGTTTCCACCAAACAGAGGGTTTGACCTGTGGGCCAAAGTCAAGTCTGCCCACAGGTTTGGTCCACCTAAACTTCTAGTTTAAAATTAGATGTCGGAgaattccctcgtggtccagtggttatggctccatgctcccactgcaaggggcacaggttaaAACCCTgtatcagggaactaggatctcacaaGCTACAGAGAGcagccaagagaaaaaaatgagatttcATACTAAAAAATCCAGATTATTCACTTGGGGAGAGAGAATAAAAAAACATACAATCAGACCACCTGGCAACAATGGACCCACATTCCTGCCTAGAGGCAAGCGAAGTGGGGGACACACACTCCAATGTTCCCCACCCCACTATTCACGGGCACTTCTGCCAACACCTACTAGGTAGCAGAGTGTTGTTTCGGGGGCTAGGGTTACCATGTGTTTAACACACAAACTACAGAGgtaagaaatggtatggaacctAAGGCATAGAGGCTGGGCACAGGGGAAATGGGAAAACACGTGAGACCAGTGTCGATACCCTGGTTATTACTGATTCTACGCACAAGTGCTAAGTTGATTCcgccatgtccaactccttgcgaccaaccccatggactgaagccctccaggctcctctgtccatgggattctccaggcaagaatactggagtgggttgccatgccctcctgcaagggatctgcctgacccagggatcaaacccacgtctcttgtatgtttcccgcattggcaggtgggttctttaccactagcgccacctgagaagcccgttTATTCTACAGCTGAGCAAAATTAAAATTCTACCACTGGGAGAAATTAGCAAAGTGTGTGAGCATCTCTGTGCAACTTCCCCCTTTGTGGGAACTGACCCAAATAAAAAAtttgagttaaaaaaattaacttttgaacAAAACAGACCCTGCCCTGATGGACCTGACATCCTAAATACACAGTGTCAACAGGAGCAATCGTCGCTGAGGAAAAAACAAGCCTGGCTGGGAAGGTTACGCAAGGCCACCAGGAATGAATGTTCTTTCACTTACGGTGGGAAGCAGGACAGGGACTCTTCTGAAGAGCAAAGATACTCGACTGCCTCCTGCTTCTTCAACCCAGCCTCCTTTCTGCAATTATTTTCCCAGTTTGGCTTTTGAGTTTTCAAATCCCTTTTTTATTGGTAGGCAGTCATCAAGTCTCAAAGCACAAGATAAACCCATAAAGGACTTATCAATTTTATATTACAAACACGACAATCACTGTTTCCAGATCTGCAGGATTTTATGAAGGCAACTAACATCCCAACTTCAGAGATGTTCTAATGTGAGaaacctgtttctttttgtttttttcactgcaCTGCACAGCtgggaggatcttagttccccaacctgcgCTTGAACCTGGGGTCCAGCAGTGGAAGCACGCAGTCCTATCCACTATTCCTTTTTCAAGAGCCAGTTTTGAGACCGCACGATGTAATATCCCACTTGGCCCTGATAGAAGGATTTATTATGGATGAATGTTGCTGCTTAACACTGAGCCCCCCATCCCTGCTGAAGCCGGAAGGAAACTCACCTTCAAGTTGCCTTTGGTGGTGAAAGCACGCCCACATATGTTGCACACGAAGGGCTTCTCGCCGGTGTGAGTCCGCTCGTGGATCTGAAGCGCGCTGGCTGATGAGAAGTTCTTCCCACACCTTGTGCAGCCATGCTGCTTGGCCTGTCGCCGGGGCTGAGCCGCTAGCAAAGGCGTCATACCTGGGGACATGGTCGCGGGACCCACAAACCCACCAGGAACTTCAACTTTGACATAGGTCGGCTGGGCTCGAATAAATGTCGATGGAACGCTGCTCCGACCTgcgcacaggaaaaaaaaaaaaaaaaatttttatcatcGCATCATCACTCATTCTTCAAACCAAAAGAAAGGAGTTTTGACTACCACTGCCCCGCCTTTTGAGAGTCTGGAAACACCTTTCAGGAAATTCACACCTTGGAAGCAGCCTTTTTCTTACTTATTTAGCTACGACTAAATAAGTCGTAGCTAAATAAGACTAAATAAGAGAATAACGActccaaaagttaaaagaattttcCTATTGCGTGAGCAAAATATTCGTTCGATTTCTCcaaaagagatggacatgcccgaacagactttttggccaacccggtATTTTGGCTTTTAAAAGGTATCGGCATCAGAAACACACCCAACGCAATTCCAAGTTCGATTCCCACATCAAGTTACCTTTAAAGTCTGCTCTGACACCATCTTTCCGATTCTACAATGGTGTTCCCCCATTCGACCATTAATGCCATCAACAGGCACCCCACAATTTAAAATAGGTtagattctcttttctccctcaAGAATTACTCATCTGTGACTCTTACATTAGAGAGTGGGACCTCTGAATCAAGGAACTATGAATTATCTCACTGGCATCCACTTCCTCAAAATACTCTTCTAGGAGAGCATTAACTTAAAAGAATTCCCATGTGGCCACCATGGGCCTCCAACACAAAGATCAAAACCAAGCAAAGTGTCCACGCCCAACCTGCAAGAACTGTCCTAAGTGAAAAGCATGTCAGGACTATGACAGAGGTAGTCACTAATTGCCCTATAGAGGGGCTAGTTCACTCTCCATCGGTCGGGGTGCCCCCGGGTTCCTTCCGGATGACCTCGAGCCCAGAATGGACCTAAGTGAAATCCAAAGCTCTATCACCTTCCATCTCAGCGCGGCTGCTCTCGGAGCCGTCCCCTTTGCCGTCGGCGTCCGGAGACTTGGACTTGACGCTCTCCGCCTGGCTATGGGCCGGCGAGACCGCCTGGAAGGACGTGCTCTCCAGAACGTCTGGGCTTCGGCTGGCGCACTCGGGGTCGCCCATCACCGAGGAGGCGTCGTCGTTGGTTAGGCCGTCACTCTCCGCGGACCCGTTTTCTCGGCTGCCCTGCCGCTGCAGGACGAGCGCGGCGAGCCCCGCCTTCACCGGGGCGTCCAGCGAAGCCGCCGTGGCCAGCCCCGGGGTAGGGGACACCGCGTGGATGCCGGTGAGGGGCCCGGGGACCCTCGAGGAGCTGCCGAGGGCCTCCTGGGGGCAGACTTCGTCTACGTCGATGGCTTCCACGACCCCGTCGTGAGGGGGCGCGCTGGGGCTGCTGTTCTCCCCGGCCGCCGAGGGCTCGGGGCCCGCGAACTCGCAGGGGCTCTCGGGCAGAGGCGTGTTGGGGATCTGGCCGCCCATGTGCATGCGGATGTGCTGCTGCAGCAGGACCGCGTTGGTGAACTTCTTCTGGCAGATCGGGCAGGAGTGCTGCGTCTTCACCGACGCGCTGGTGCGGTGCACCCCCAGGTGCGTCTTCAGATTGCCTTTGGTGGAGAAGGCGCGGCCGCAGACCCTGCAGGGGAAGGGCCTCTCCCCGGTGTGCGTGCGGTAGTGCATCTTGAGCGAGCTCTGGCAGCTGAGGACGCGGTGGCAGATCAGACACTCGTTGGGGTCGTTGGTGGCCTTGTCTATGTTCTCCACCAGCCGCTGCAGCTTCAGGGTCTCCGATCCCGGCTCGGGTGgcccaccccctgggaagcctccGACCCTGGGGGAGGGATGGGTCGGCCCCACCCCGGACAGGATGGAGCCGTCCTCGCTCTCCGGAGACGGCCCGGGCTGCAGGTCGGCGGGCAACGGGCCCCCCGCGACGTCCTTGGGGTGAGGCCCCGAGGGGAGATTCTGAGCTAGCCCTAGGACACTGGGGGTCCCCGCCGCGAGCGCGGGTTTGCTGTCTAGGGAGAGCCCGGCTTCCTCGAGGGGGGCGGGGCCGGCCAGCGCGAAGGGAAGGCCGCTGCCCACCGCCGTCTTGTCGTGGAAGTCGGCAAACAGCTGGGGGTTTGCCTTCACCTGGGGATGCCGGTGGAAGTGCACCTTGAGGTTGCCCTTGGTGGTGAAGCGGTGGCCGCACACGGAGCATGCGAAGGGTCTCTCTCCGGTGTGGGAGCGGAGGTGGATCTGCAAGGAGCTATCAGTCCCAAAAACCTTGCTGCAGTACTTACACTTGTGCCGGCAGAGCGCCTCGTCCTTGAGTTTGACCTCCACCGGGGAGACACTCGGGGGCTTCCCCTTGCCTTTCCTGGACGGGTCTAAGGCCACCGCGGAGAAGGGGCTCTGGAAGAGCACAGAGCCCGGGGCCTGGGGGAGCAGCGCCCCGGGGAGGCGCGACAGGACACCGGGGAGCACCCGGGTGGCGTCCGGCTTCAGGGCGAAGGGCGGCAGCCCCGGGGAGGCGGAGCCGCCGGCGGAAGGGACGTTGGCGTGAGGTAGCTTGGCGGGCTTCAGGGCGTCCAGGGGCAGCCCGGCGCTCCCCGCCTTCTGGCTGAGCAGCGCCACGGCCGCCGACACCTGCTGCGACACGTGGCCCCCGAGCGTCTTCAGCGAGTCGGCCGCGTGGCCGGCGTGGAGGGCGTGCGAGGCCCACATGTTCACCTGCACCCGGATCTGCTCCGTGAGCTGgatctgctgcagctgctgctgctggaggcACAGGATctgctccaggacccagggcagGCTGCCGGCGCCGGGCAGGGGCGCCGGGGGCGCGTCGGCGCTGCGCTGGTTCACCGCCACCTTGGTGCCGCGCAGCGCCTGAAGCGTGACGTTGGTGTTGGCCACCTTGCCTTTGGGTAAGTAGCTTATGTCCTGCGGCGCGGGCGGCAGGGCGGCCTCCGTTTTCAGGTACAGAACCGACTCCGCCCCCGGCTTCTCCCTCGCGTCCCCGGGGCCCCCGCCGCCGCCATCGTCCCGGTGGCCCTCCCTCCGGCCCGGGCTGGGCGGCTGCGGGCTGAGCACAGTCCCCGACAAGTCTTCGGACGACATCGGCCCCTCACTGTCCTTCAAGATGAGCACGGGGGGCGTTTTAGTGCAATTTTTCTTGTGGTCTAAGAACTCCGAGAAGCTGAAGAACTCGGCGCAGCATTTCTCGCAGACGTGGGTCTCCTCCCGCCGGGGCCGCTTTATTCCTGCTCCATCCCCATTCAGCTCATCGCTACCGCTGGTGTACTTCATTGGAGCACCTGCTTgaaaagagggaaggagatgAGAACTCCACCCTAGGAAGGACCCGGGCGattggaggggaggtggggggaccACAACTCAGAACTCAGAGGTCTTCATGATCTGTGTCCTAACAAGAAGACCATGGCAGGGAATGAGGGTCTCAGTGAGCCAACCATTCATGTAGTGGAATCATAACCCCCCAAAGGTCCAGTCCTAACCCGTTCCCCTGTGCATGTGGTCTCCTGggggaggacagagggaaggCTCTGTGCAGCTGTAATTAGGGTGAATCCCAAGCCCAATACCTGGTGTCTCTAAGGAGAAAAGGGACaggaaaacttccctggtggtccagtggttaagaatccacctgccaaggcaggggacacaggttcaacccctggtccaggaagactgaCTGTACATGCCTCAAATCAattaaagcccatgtgccaccacCACTGAGCCCGTGGGCCTAGAGCCCATTCTCTGCAACCAGAAACCACCCCACAATGAAGcgcttgcaccacaactagagaaagcaggaGTGCAGCAAAagagacccagggcagtcaaaaataaaacagaaatttttctaaaaaagacaTGAGACAGAATAAGGCCACGTGAGGCCAAGGCAGGAGTTACAAAGCTCTAAGCCAAGGATGCTGAACCCAACAGAAGGCAGTAAGGAGGCTGCGTGGTACACACTCCCCTTGGAGCCTCCAAGAGAAAAGGACCCTGCTGCTCTTTAGTCTCAGGggtccagcctccagaacaaagTGCAAACAGACTTGTCTAGTGTGTGTTCATTCATTaagtcacgttcgactctttgcaaccccatggctgtagcccaccaggctcctcggtctatggaattttccaggtatgaatactggagagggttgccatttccttctccaggagatattcccgacccaggtctcttgcatctcctgcactggccatcTAGTAATCTGTACCAACTTATTATTAAGGCAATGCTGGGAAACtcaatataatttattaaaataacccCCACGGAGCTCTCTGCCCCACCTAAGAGCTGTCTTACAAAAGCAAATGGATTTCATGTCATCCATTAAAATGACACTGGAAGCCTGCTGTTCATCTCCACCCTGGGTCCATCAAAAGTAAAACTGCAATAAATCACTCCTTCAGACAATGTGGTAACTGTACCTTCCCACCAGAGATGCTGGAAGTTTAAAGGTGCCAAGAACTATGACAGTGGTACTAAATTCACCTAAAATATGGAGACCTAAGTAAGATGAAGCCGATATTCCGAGGAATGTTTTTTatgtgtgaggaaaaaaaaaacactggaaaaaaaaaaaaggaaaaactgcatGTCCAAGAAAAAGACTTTACTGAGCTTCCTGATTATGGAAAACCTGTAGAAATGCCACAGCATGACATTAAAGGATTATTAAGCcattaaacaaagaaagaagcccaagaaaagagGGAAGGGATGGAATGGTGGGAATTTATTCCTCACCCTCCATTTGCAGCTTCTACTACTGTTACATTAAATCAAACCTTCATATTCTGGGCAGTTCTCTTCCTAAAAATGATTGGTCCCTGGGTTTCGTTTGCCAGTTGGGTCACATTTCCTTCAGAGTGACTGCCAGTCTGCATGCTGAAACAGCTATCGGGCAGCCATACTTTAGCCAGATGCCTG from Muntiacus reevesi chromosome 2, mMunRee1.1, whole genome shotgun sequence harbors:
- the SALL4 gene encoding sal-like protein 4 isoform X2, with translation MSRRKQAKPQHINSEEDQGERQPQQPAPESADAAPAAPAAGAPGAPMKYTSGSDELNGDGAGIKRPRREETHVCEKCCAEFFSFSEFLDHKKNCTKTPPVLILKDSEGPMSSEDLSGTVLSPQPPSPGRREGHRDDGGGGGPGDAREKPGAESVLYLKTEAALPPAPQDISYLPKGKVANTNVTLQALRGTKVAVNQRSADAPPAPLPGAGSLPWVLEQILCLQQQQLQQIQLTEQIRVQVNMWASHALHAGHAADSLKTLGGHVSQQVSAAVALLSQKAGSAGLPLDALKPAKLPHANVPSAGGSASPGLPPFALKPDATRVLPGVLSRLPGALLPQAPGSVLFQSPFSAVALDPSRKGKGKPPSVSPVEVKLKDEALCRHKCRSSVPSTFIRAQPTYVKVEVPGGFVGPATMSPGMTPLLAAQPRRQAKQHGCTRCGKNFSSASALQIHERTHTGEKPFVCNICGRAFTTKGNLKVHYMTHGANNSSARRGRKLAIENTVALLGTDGKRVPEMFPKEITAPSVSVDPVVWHQYATMLNGGLAMKTNEISVIQSGGIPTLPVSLGASSVVSNTAASKIDGSQSAVVGAEVEKPGTADNVPKHQFPHLLEENKIAVS
- the SALL4 gene encoding sal-like protein 4 isoform X1 gives rise to the protein MSRRKQAKPQHINSEEDQGERQPQQPAPESADAAPAAPAAGAPGAPMKYTSGSDELNGDGAGIKRPRREETHVCEKCCAEFFSFSEFLDHKKNCTKTPPVLILKDSEGPMSSEDLSGTVLSPQPPSPGRREGHRDDGGGGGPGDAREKPGAESVLYLKTEAALPPAPQDISYLPKGKVANTNVTLQALRGTKVAVNQRSADAPPAPLPGAGSLPWVLEQILCLQQQQLQQIQLTEQIRVQVNMWASHALHAGHAADSLKTLGGHVSQQVSAAVALLSQKAGSAGLPLDALKPAKLPHANVPSAGGSASPGLPPFALKPDATRVLPGVLSRLPGALLPQAPGSVLFQSPFSAVALDPSRKGKGKPPSVSPVEVKLKDEALCRHKCKYCSKVFGTDSSLQIHLRSHTGERPFACSVCGHRFTTKGNLKVHFHRHPQVKANPQLFADFHDKTAVGSGLPFALAGPAPLEEAGLSLDSKPALAAGTPSVLGLAQNLPSGPHPKDVAGGPLPADLQPGPSPESEDGSILSGVGPTHPSPRVGGFPGGGPPEPGSETLKLQRLVENIDKATNDPNECLICHRVLSCQSSLKMHYRTHTGERPFPCRVCGRAFSTKGNLKTHLGVHRTSASVKTQHSCPICQKKFTNAVLLQQHIRMHMGGQIPNTPLPESPCEFAGPEPSAAGENSSPSAPPHDGVVEAIDVDEVCPQEALGSSSRVPGPLTGIHAVSPTPGLATAASLDAPVKAGLAALVLQRQGSRENGSAESDGLTNDDASSVMGDPECASRSPDVLESTSFQAVSPAHSQAESVKSKSPDADGKGDGSESSRAEMEGRSSVPSTFIRAQPTYVKVEVPGGFVGPATMSPGMTPLLAAQPRRQAKQHGCTRCGKNFSSASALQIHERTHTGEKPFVCNICGRAFTTKGNLKVHYMTHGANNSSARRGRKLAIENTVALLGTDGKRVPEMFPKEITAPSVSVDPVVWHQYATMLNGGLAMKTNEISVIQSGGIPTLPVSLGASSVVSNTAASKIDGSQSAVVGAEVEKPGTADNVPKHQFPHLLEENKIAVS